Proteins from a single region of Rhea pennata isolate bPtePen1 chromosome 4, bPtePen1.pri, whole genome shotgun sequence:
- the LOC134140137 gene encoding maestro heat-like repeat-containing protein family member 2B produces the protein MGVLRALRGFFTGVGARSGPARGENGGSVVGAVPAAITTFAAVVISLLDQLEDAQGGRAEAYRQLESVLWGDESDLQSSVAGRAIALAAQDLRVAQDTTAAVRMAASDVLVALARWHLHDVVSVLQGHLQALEEMSVELVLHTLHNLAIRYALQCVPFAGKTLAALRGVLSTAGSSRMLCAVCGVVEQWCSGISAYLRQREKCDFPHLGAAQLCAPVYSLGKQAMLRAMAVMMGVLLHAEEHHQHAWEQLLWLLHQYREVQDPSGVTRSLSYFLWAVMDVQAQVPRAKILAVIAAVHEQLCDEMEPPSPGHRAELCHCMVLQARICPEETIVFLYYKLRTGNKVDRVAAVEMLQALVRCDAPDVREKLPLFTKLVQSVCHDPAAQVRKAVLRFLGELLHSSAPGCSAWDVVGHLFGEFSRASGRLATGKLSVVEVWEERTVQRLCAHVLGSLDVSAGAVAKLLWPRLLQYVVPAEYTGMLVPLCRCLRALAERAERTEGEEEKAAPEALKPAEPAPLPAPQALLARLLVVAAVAPHTGGGHGAAALQLLQVLCGTIHRAVGASWATEIPLLLQHLAGTTAGFLDRAEWDSLLLKFLRASLEVIASEAWTVELSRELSRQLGGSPRLSWEKVCALAAARPEGCSGRAWEAQAGARAGGGDLPQLTVAGARPLLLQRFLYKALGTALAACGCLRHVREQTLQHLEATDFLELWEAQGIVSVVSRCAESHFQLALSSVQQFTGTLKHRKQSHALRNRAARATLMVIYGRMALRAPREQLLTHVERDIVGNVLQLYREGCQDAQLKLSLVQSVTEISLAIQAADAGPRFELCCKRELLQMLLEVMQEEPQESPVQPRALMAVEQLSKLKPRLSREEKCSLLAQCCRGVVCLRHPEQMEARGEAAAAAPVAPGVQAPSLRALGQLMRTLLREEPAPICFEDVVQVLRHWLASAEECERERALQVCVQLLGAHEEQREHGRGRACEQFGSLAGLLGPLTCDASAASRWRAATCLGHLLQIGAETTDVAPCTNEIGYLRERLNAVAPDSLLATSTNIAKLVCKHVPQGQAADFMDTVMESLQCTRPVRAWAAGRWALTFLGDCGEQIFQEEVPELVTILCTCLQSTQQSTRRCFVLRAMFILARCHQEPVIDSLLQRCLPMDSNTVEVWRSLGRSALGYPILERLTEKLRAAGDSSQGSECCARELGSSQAALEPHTIIRALCEMVSVLQSEGLVQHLLPDLLPSLLGQVSETLREEMEPSLREPESSDTSGRLFVEVLELVLSKCLEERWLRLLREQGAWASLAEPQAHSAGVCLLASVLLRAELVPPRLLQNLSTWLDSCSANLRLTATAFFAEVRQRWGRADEGPASGGEKAAEAPLRGFCGEGA, from the exons ATGGGGGTGCTGCGAGCACTCCGAG GTTTCTTCACTGGCGTGGGTGCCCGGTCTGGCCCTGCGCGTGGTGAGAATGGTGGCAGTGTGGTCGGGGCCGTCCCTGCGGCCATCACGACCTTCGCCGCCGTGGTGATTTCTCTTCTGGACCAGTTGGAAGATGCTCAG GGCGGCAGAGCAGAGGCCTACCGCCAGCTGGAGAGCGTCTTGTGGGGCGACGAGAGCGACCTGCAGAGCTCTGTCGCAGGCAGAGCCATAGCACTGGCAGCCCAGGACCTGCGCGTGGCCCAG GACACGACGGCCGCCGTGAGGATGGCGGCGAGTGACGTCCTGGTGGCGCTGGCCCGCTGGCACCTGCATGATGTGGTGTCGGTGCTGCAGGGCCACCTCCAGGCCCTGGAGGAGATGTCGGTGGAGCTGGTCCTCCACACTCTGCACAACCTGGCCATCCGCTACG CCCTGCAGTGCGTGCCCTTCGCGGGAAAGACGCTGGCAGCCCTGCGCGGCGTGCTGAGCACAGCGGGGAGCAGCCGGATGCTGTGCGCCGTCTGTGGCG ttgtGGAGCAGTGGTGCAGCGGGATCAGCGCATACCTCCGCCAACGGGAGAAATGCGACTTCCCTCACCTGGGGGCCGCCCAGCTCTGCGCCCCTGTTTACTCGCTT GGCAAGCAGGCCATGCTGAGGGCGATGGCTGTTATGATGGGTGTCCTGCTGCACGCGGAGGAGCACCACCAACATGCCTGGGAGCAGCTTCTCTGGCTGCTGCACCAATACCGAGAAGTCCAGGACCCCTCAGGGGTGACCAGG AGTCTCAGCTATTTCCTGTGGGCCGTGATGGATGTTCAGGCCCAGGTGCCCCGAGCCAAGATTCTGGCTGTCATCGCGGCTGTGCACGAGCAG CTCTGCGATGAGATGGAGCCGCCCAGCCCAGGGCACCGAGCAGAGTTGTGCCACTGCATGGTGCTGCAGG CCCGAATTTGCCCGGAGGAGACCATCGTGTTCCTGTACTATAAGCTCAGGACCGGGAACAAGGTCGATCGCGTGGCAGCCGTGGAAATGCTGCAAGCTCTTGTCCGCTGTGACG CCCCCGatgtgagagagaagctgcccCTGTTCACCAAGCTGGTGCAGTCTGTGTGCCACGACCCTGCAGCCCAG GTGAGGAAGGCAGTGCTGCGTTTCCtcggggagctgctgcactCCAGCGCCCCGGGCTGCTCGGCGTGGGACGTGGTGGGGCACCTCTTCGGCGAGTTCAGCCGGGCCTCGGGCAGACTG GCAACAGGAAAACTTTCGGTGGTGGAAGTGTGGGAAGAGAGGACTGTTCAGCGCCTCTGCGCCCATGTCCTGGGCTCACTGGACGTATCTGCCGGAGCGGTGGCCAAG CTCCTGTGGCCGAGGCTGCTGCAGTATGTGGTGCCAGCTGAGTATACGGGCATGCTGGTCCCGCTGTGCCGCTGCCTGCGTGCCCTGGCcgagagagcagagagaacagAGGGCGAGGAAGAGAAGGCGGCGCCCGAGGCCCTGAAGCCTGCAGAGCCAG cccctctgccgGCTCCCCAAGCCCTGCTGGCTCGTCTGCTG GTGGTGGCAGCTGTGGCTCCACACACAGGCGGTGGCCATGGagccgcagccctgcagctgctgcaggtgctCTGTGGCACGATCCACAGAGCCGTGGGGGCGAGCTGGGCCACAGAGAtccccctgctgctgcagcacctggcag GAACAACCGCCGGCTTCCTGGACAGGGCCGAGTGGGACAGCCTCCTGCTGAAG TTCCTGCGAGCGTCGCTGGAGGTCATCGCCAGCGAGGCCTGGACCGTGGAGCTGAGCCGGGAGCTGAGCCGGCAGCTGGGTGGCTCTCCCCGCCTGTCCTGGGAGAAGGTCTGTGccctggcggcggcgcgccccGAGGGCTGCAGCGGCAGAGCCTGGGAGGCTCAGGCCGGGGCGAGGGCTGGCGGCGGTGATCTGCCACAGCTCACCGTGGCCGGGGCCCGGCCTCTCCTCTTGCAGCGGTTCCTCTACAAGGCTCTCGGCACGGCCCTGGCAGCTTGTGGGTGTCTGCGCCACGTGCGAGAGCAGACCCTGCAACATCTGGAAGCAACCGACTTCCTGGAGCTGTGGGAGGCACAG GGAATCGTTTCGGTTGTGTCCCGCTGCGCCGAGAGCCACTTCCAGCTGGCATTGTCCTCAGTGCAGCAATTCACGGGGACCTTGAAACACCGGAAG CAGAGCCACGCACTGAGGAACCGCGCTGCTCGTGCGACGCTCATGGTGATCTACGGCCGGATGGCGCTGCGCgcccccagggagcagctgctcaCCCACGTGGAGAGAGACATCGTGGGGAACGTCCTGCAGCTCTACCGAGAGGGCTGCCAG GACGCGCAGCTGAAGCTCTCCCTGGTGCAGAGCGTAACTGAGATCAGCCTTGCCATCCAGGCTGCAGACGCCGGCCCCAGGTTCGAGCTGTGCTGCAAGCGGGAGCTTCTGCAGATGCTGCTG gagGTGATGCAGGAGGAGCCCCAGGAGTCCCCAGTGCAGCCCCGGGCCCTCATGGCTGTGGAGCAGTTGAG CAAGCTGAAGCCCCgtctgagcagggaggaaaaatgcAGCCTCCTGGCTCAGTGCTGCCGGGGCGTCGTGTGCCTCCGTCACCCAGAGCAGATGGAGGCGAGaggggaggcggcagcggctgcTCCAGTGGCACCG GGTGTGCAGGCGCCATCCCTGCGAGCGCTGGGCCAGCTCATGAGAACCCTTCTGCGGGAAGAGCCGGCCCCCATCTGCTTCGAGGACGTGGTACAG GTCCTGCGGCACTGGCTCGCCTCAGCCGAGGAGTGCGAGCGGGAGAGGGCCCTGCAGGTGTGCGTtcagctgctgggtgctcatGAGGAGCAACGCGAGCATGGG CGAGGCCGCGCCTGCGAGCAGTTCGGCTCCCTGGCGGGACTACTGGGGCCTCTGACCTGTGATGCCTCAGCTGCGTCCCGCTGGCGGGCAGCCACCTGCCTCGGCCACCTGCTCCAAATCGGAG CTGAGACCACGGACGTGGCGCCATGCACTAACGAGATCGGGTACCTGCGGGAGAGGCTCAACGCCGTCGCCCCCGActctctgctggccacctccacCAACATCGCAAAG CTGGTTTGCAAGCATGTCCCCCAAGGCCAGGCTGCAGACTTCATGGACACTGTCATGGAGAGCCTGCAGTGCACCAGGCCCGTGCGCGCGTGGGCTGCTGGGCGGTGGGCACTCACCTTCCTGGGGGACTGCGGAGAGCAAATATTCCaggaggag gtacCTGAACTCGTCACCATCCTCTGCACCTGCCTGCAGAGCACCCAGCAGAGCACCCGCAGGTGCTTTGTGCTGCGAGCGATGTTCATCCTGGCCCGCTGCCACCAGGAACCGGTGATTGACAGTCTCCTCCAGAGGTGTCTGCCCATGGACAG CAACACAGTGGAAGTGTGGAGGAGCCTAGGGAGAAGCGCTCTGGGATACCCAATCCTGGAGCGCTTAACTGAAAAGTTAAGGGCAGCCGGAGACAGCAGCCAGGGGAGCGAGTGCTGCGCTcgggagctgggcagcagccaggctgccctGGAGCCTCACACG atCATCCGCGCCCTCTGTGAGATGgtgtcagtgctgcagagcGAGGGGCTGGTCCAGCACCTGCTTCCTGACCTGCTTCCCAGCCTCCTGGGGCAGGTCAGTGAGACGCTGCGGGAGGAGATGGAACCGTCCCTCAGGGAGCCCGAGAGCTCCGACACGTCAGGCAG gctgtttgtggaggtgctggagctggtgctCTCCAAGTGCCTGGAGGAGCGGTGGCTTCGGCTGCTCCGGGAGCAGGGAGCATGGGCGTCCCTGGCCGAGCCCCAGGCTCACAGCGCTGGCGTGTGTCTTCTGGCGAG CGTGCTGCTCCGCGCGGAGCTTGTCCCACCGCGCCTGCTGCAGAACCTCTCCACCTGGCTGGACTCGTGCTCAGCAAACCTGCGGCTCACGGCCACAGCTTTCTTTGCTGAGGTGAGGCAGCGGTGGGGcaggg CTGATGAAGGACCGGCTAGTGGAGGAGAGAAAGCTGCTGAAGCCCCTCTTAGAGGCTTTTGCGGCGAGGGCGCGTGA